CAGAGAGGGAGTGTACGTGACACGCAAAAACATTTTTGGAGAAGAATACTATTGGAgtcaacactttgtttaaggttTTTTTTTGTTGgctaatataataaataatatttctGTCCAATGCCGTTAGCCACTGTGACTCCTCTCTAAGGCCTTCTTCCACACATACTGTAtccttctgtctgtgtggttcAGGGTCAGTTCTAGGTCATCTGATGGACCTGCAGGCCCTGTCCAGAGgagtgcagcagcagcagcatcacaaCCGGATCTGGAACAGGACCAGGCAGGCTCGAGCCCGTCGCCAGGCCAACGAGGAACACGAGCTGTTCAACATCGAGGTTCTACTCGGGGTGGACTCCTCTGTGGTCCACTTCCATGGCAGAGAGCACATCCAGAAGTACCTCCTCACCCTCATGAACATAGTTAGTGCCATATACTACGCTAcactctttttttcttctttttagatatatatttttttacgcAGCGCTACACGACACTAGACTAAACCATTTTCACATATGCAACCATTTCCACCTCTGAGGTGATTTTCTACCACAAAACTCTGTAACCTGTTCTATGCGTTCTATGTGCTTTCAATGTGTTTTCCCCTTTTTCATTTCTGCCTCTTCCGCCCACCCATCTCCCCTGTTTGAGACCTTGCAGAATTATTCATTTGATTCTAATGATTTTCTGGCATTCTGGCTACAATTAGTCAGCTACCTGGCCTAGTGAAATAGAATCCAGCTCATGCCCTCCGGGTCAGGACAGGGGCCAGTGCTAATGAGGGTCCTGCTGCCAGTGTTATTAACACAGGGTTAGGGATGGGGTGTGGGGGGGGCATGGGGTAGGACCAGGAAACAAGATCAAATGCACTACCCAGAAACAGACTGTGGCACAGTCCTGTTATTCCTCAGTAAGGGGAGTCATTTAGCCATTTTACATTTGATCCACTGAAGCAGAGCAAGAGGATGAATCCAAGTAAATCAATTCTCacaggcagccagacagacagacaggtcaacaGAAAGATGAGACTGGCAGGTAGTCAGGCAGGCAAGCAGATAGACAGAGGCCAGGTgggtagacagaaagacagacaggttaACAGAAAGATGAGACAGGTGGCCAGACAGGCAGAAAAACAGACATCTAGACAAACATAAGccaggcggacagacagacaggtctacagAAAGATGATGAGACAGGCGGGCGAAAAgtcagacaggaaggaaggaagacagacagacagacagacagacagacagacagacagacagacagacagacatggccaGGCGTTCTCAGGGCTCAGGTGCAGCTGGCCCAGCCTATCAAGAGGGAGGGGCCCAGACAGACACAGGCCCCAGGGGGTTTCTACCAAGGACATCTTCTCAAGGTTGCTTAGCAACTCTTatgcagaagaggagagagagagagagagagagagagagagagagagagagagagagagagagagagagagagagagagagagagagagcatgagggagaCAGGCAGTGTTCTCCTGACTGGGGACTAGGTACTGGGGACTTGTCCTTAAAGGGTCTGTTTAGCTCTAATAGGCTCATTTGGATTATTGTGCATTGGTGCCAATTAAACTGCATTCAATTGCATAATACATAAAGGATTCGGTGTATCAGGTATCTAGACTCCAACGCACATTCAATCATTTTTACTTTTAGCCTTTTTCAAGAAACCCTGTAATGGTCCATTGTAGTAAAAGGGCTACCATGCGTATTAGATTAAATCTGATATGATAATACAGCTAAAGATTTTCAATCAGAGTTACCTTTTACATTATCCcatgtcagtcagtctgtcagtttgcatgtctgttctgctctcttgTCAGGTCTCTATTCTCCTCCCCTGGCATCAATAGCTCAGTTTATCTTACAGGGGACTGTCCTCCTTCTAGTCCTCTACgttcgctcacacacacacacacacacacacacacacacacacacacacacacacacacacacacacacacacacacacacacacacacacacacacacacacacacacacacacacacacacacacacacacacacacacacacacacacacacacacacacacacacacacacacacacacacagggagaaagagagagatcacaCTCTCACTCACTGCACTGTCGTGGGCCTCCTCCCCTATGCCAGGAAAGGTGAGGTGTGTAAATGAGTAAGGTGTGACAGACAGACGAGGCCAGAGGAGACCATCCCTCTTTGGGAGATGCACACTCAGGCTGAGGACACCCCTGCCTCTCCTAATAACCTTTGACAGTTGGGACTGGAATAGTGACAGAGGACATAAAATACGTGTGGATACTTTTTTAATTAGAGAGAAGAGCGTTCCTAGCAAGAAGTGCATTTCTGGGGAAGAGGTGCACATGATGCATTAATAAAATTCCAATATATCAATGTCAGATGGAAACACACCAGGTCCTGTtaactgctctctccctcctgcacAATATCCAACCTCTCTCAGATACTTCAGCCAAGTGATATGCATTATGATCCTCTACTGTAGTCGCAGGCCACGTGCTTCTGTcagtttgtttgtctgtctgtctgtctgtctctgcaggtGAATGAGATTTACCAGGATCGTACCCTGGGTGCTCACATCAACGTGGTTCTGGTCCGTATCATCATGCTGTGTCCTGCCAAGGTAAGACACAATAGGCCTCAGTCATTCAcccacatggtcagcagatgtaaCCTGTAGGAGATAGACTGATCCCCATGTCAGACTCCTGTACTCTGGTACTGCGGTGGGGCTCTGTTGGGGTTGATGCGGTAAGGGATCTGTTTGTTTTGCCCTCTACCCGTTAATCTGTATAATCTTTAAAATGCCAAATAAAAAAACCTTGATCAAAAAAGAATAGTAATTTACTGCATTTACTTTGGTTAAGTAAATGTAATAGTAAAACCCTATTATCTCTAGTCTGCAAaagcattttgttgtgttacatcaATTGTATTACGGATTGGATGTGACTGTCAGTTTGTATGAGAGAATTCCTCATTTGCTGTCATGGCACCGGTATGCATTGGTCACTAGAAGGATATGCCAGAATTACTTTGGTAAAAAGCATTTTCAATGCATTGCAGACAAACAGGGAAATATACAAAAATAAGTTGTCGACATCCTCTTGATGAGTCACCCTCATCAATAACCGATCAAGTTTTTTAGCATAACTATGTTGTAAGAATGGACTGAGGTAATGTGGTCACAGTTTGTCCTTTCCTGTATTGTCTCCAGTCTATGAGTCTGATAGAGCTGGGCAACCCGTCTCAGAGTCTAGAGAACATATGTCGCTGGGCCTTCCTGCAGCAGAAGGAAGACAGGAGTGATCCAGAGTACCATGACCATGCCATCTTCCTCACCCGACAGGAGTTTGGACCCTCCGGCATGCAAGGTACTGGAGATACTTAATGTGCTCTCATACAATATACACATCATGTGTGTTCACACAGTATACATATtccttattttctctctctctcttttgttctcttTCTCGTTGCTTAGGTTACGCTCCTGTGACGGGCATGTGCCACCCAGTGCGGAGCTGCACTCTCAACCACGAGGATGGCTTCTCCTCTGCCTTCGTCGTGGCACATGAGACTGGACATGTGTGAGACACACTTATACACACCGTTCAACACACAGTATGCACAAATATTGTACTATTGTATGTATTACAACAGCAATATTGTATGCATGACAACAGTTACTACTATGCATTTAGATTTCGTAGGATAACAAGAAACTCTAGAAAAAAATGAATACACAGGACACATGCATGCATACTTACAGATGTACTAGTGCCTGCTGTATATTTGACGCCATCCTGTCTTCCCCTGGCAGGCTGGGTATGGAGCATGATGGCCCCCCTGGTAATGAATGTGGCGACGAGGTGCCCATGGGCAGCATCATGGCCCCTCTGGTGCAGGCTGCCTTCCATCGCTTCCACTGGTCCCGATGCAGCCAGGCGGAGCTCAGCAAGTACCTGAAGTGAGTCCAGGTCAacgctgacctctgacctctctcggTTCCCACAGTCAGGACCGACACATCTCAATCCCCCATAAAACATGGCTTTCAGTGCATTCAGACAGCATGACTttctgatcatccttgagatgtttctacaacttcaacTTGGCATCTACCTGTGGTgaattcatttgattggacatgacttggaaaggcacacctgtctgtaaggtcccacagttgacagtgcatgtcagagcaaaaaccaagccatgaggttaaaggaattgtccatagagctcagagacaagattgtgtcaaggcacatatcttgggaagggtaccaaacatgtctgcagcattgaaggttcccaagaacacagtggcctccatcattcttaaatagagctggccacccagctaaactgagcaatcgggggagaagggccttggtcagggaggtaaccaagaacccgatggtcactagcttgtgttcctctgtggagatgggagaaacttccagaaggacatccatctctgcagcactccaccagcccgcttggagtttgccagaaggcACCTAAATACTCTCGGTCTTgttctggtctgataaaaccaagattgaactctctggcctgaatgccaagcatcacgtctggaggaaacctggcaccatccctacgttgaagcatggtggtggtagcatcatgctgtagaGATGTTTTTGAACggcggggactgggagactcgtcaggatcgagggaaagataaacggagcaaagtacagagagatctttgatgataacctgctccagtgcgctcaggacctcagactggggcgaaggttcaccttccaacaggataacaaccctaagccaacagccaagacaatgcaggagtgacttcggaacaagtctctgaatgtccttgagtggtccagccagagcccggacttgaatccggtcgaacatctctggagaaacctgaaaatagctgtgcagcgacgctccccatccaccctgacagagcttgagaggatatgtagagaagaatgggataaactccccaaatacaggtgtgccaagcttgtagtgtcaaacccaagaagactcgaggctgtattcactgccgaaggtgcttcaacaaagtactgagtaaagggtctgaatacttatgtaaatgtgatatttaattatttttttttttttatacatttgttaaaatgtctaaaaacctgtttttgctttgtcattatggggtattgtgtgcagattgaatccattttagaataaggctgtatcgtaacaaaatgtggaaaaagtcaaaggttctgaatactttccgaatgcactgtatgttgtcGAATGGTCTTATACAGATTAGATCAGGTCAGTTATGTAGgtttctctgtcttgctctcttcTGTCTTGCAGTCATGTGGCTCATTCCTTGTGATTACAGTGAAGGGTTAGGGTGAGATTTTGAAATGTTTATTCAACTGTTAGATCGAGACCAAAGTCTTCAATTCCAATGAACGTTTTTCTCCCACAGCTCCTATGACTGTCTCCGCGACGACCCCTTTGACCATGACTGGCCGGCGTTGCCACAGTTACCAGGGATCCACTACTCCATGGACGAGCAGTGTCGATTTGACTTTGGCGCCGGCTACATCATGTGCACGGCGGTGAGTCCTTCATCTCCTCACCCGTACGCACCCGTATGCCCAACAAGCTGACTAGTCGCCACACCAGCAGCATCTAGTGGCGTTACCAATTGAATTGAATATCCATCCCTTAGATAGGCTGCCATCTGGGGCTGGTAAAAATCCAATAGAGCTTGAGCTTCACTCCagggtctctctaatgaccatcGTCCTTTGACTTCCTCCTTGACCTCCTTGTCTGGGtcttaggtcagggtgtgaccaTAAAACCGGAGCCATCTTAGCTTTCAAAGCATCCAGGGGAACAAATCAGATTTTTATGAACTCATGAGTTCAAAGCAGGCCGACTTGATCTGTCGCTGCAGTATGACCTCATTAGTCTTTGGACTACAAAACAATAACGGGGACATTTAATTGCCCCTCTAAAGAGGAAGTCGACACTTCAGAGACGGTTATATTGAAATGTTTTTCATTGTTTCCTTTCAAGAAGGCTGAACTATTTGGAGAGATGGTTTTTGTTTGATGTGGAAAGGAGAGAATAAAGACAGCTGGGACAGCAGGTTTTTGGATCACATTCTGGAGTGCCAATTGGACACTTTCCTTCGCTTTCTTGTCAAACTATTTCCTTAGCTGCGAAGGGTGGCCAGTTCAGCAAAGCAGGTAAGAGATAAGCCTAGGTCCCGAGAAGTAGGGTGTCCATAACTTCGTTGTTTAATGTTGTCCACAAACCGTGTAGCTGTAACGGTGCCTGTTAGGGTGGTCAACCATGTCACTGTCTACCCTTCGTGACATTCATGTACATTTGTGTCGATCGGGGTTGGTATTTTATGAGCTTGGTGGACTGTGGTTTTACAGACCTCgtgtacgcacgcacacacacacacacacacacacacacacacacacacacacacacacacacacacacacacacacacacacacacacacctgactccatGATTTGTTCCATGTCCTTCAGGCCAGGTTACATGTACTGTACGTTCGCACGCAGCCTGTTCGTTTGTTTGATGGTGATGGAGTAAGCAAAGATGGGGTGATTTTTAACCTGCAGTCTAAACTACTTGAGTTAAGGCGTCATGCGTGAAACATCCTCCTGCAAATGTATCTGAGGGTGCTGTGCTGTGAGGGACCGCAATAGATTCATAGTATGTGTGgttctatgtactgtatgtaattcaggCATTGTTTTTGTCTTGGTGAATCAGATTTGCCCAAGTTCAATGTCTTGTTTAAGGGCCTTGGTAATATATGTACTTCACAGAATGTAAGTATTAACATAGACGTCCTTCATGACAGTGTTAGGCTGTGGGAAGCTTTCTTCAGCtgcatgtgtgagagagagcatgaatCTGTTTATTTTAGTACAGCACCTATGACCCCTGCAAGCAGCTCTGGTGCAGTCACCCAGACAACCCATTCTTCTGCAAAACCAAGAAGGGTCCGCCCATCGACGGCACTAAGTGTTCACCGGGGATGGTGAGAACGATTCCTCTTTGCACGTTAATGCTTTGCTGCAATGTTTGTGTAAACATAAGCGGTGGcaactctcttcctctcaccctgcttctctctctctctaccactctctcgtcccatccctctccctctctttcagcaCTGCTTCAAAGGTTACTGCATCAAGTTGACTCCAGACATTCTAAGGCAGGATGGTGGTTGGGGCACGTGGAGTAACTTTGGCTCCTGCTCTCGCACCTGTGGGGGCGGTGTGCGCTTCCGGACCCGTCAGTGTGACAACCCAACGTGAGTACAACACAAGACGACACGCAGATAGATGCGCATTTACTCCCTCTTCATAATAGGAAGATGTCTAAAATGTAAGGGGCTTCCGCTGCCTTTCTCCCTTGCCATAACTCAGCCCTGCCAATGGAGGACGCACCTGCTATGGCAACAGCTATGAATTCCAGCTGTGCAACCTAGAGGAGTGCTCCGAGCCTTTCGCTGACTTCAGGGAGGAGCAGTGCAAGATGTGGGACCCCTACTTTGAGTATGACAACACCAAGCACCACTGGCTGCCCTATGAGCATCCTGACCGTAAGTCCATAGTGCTGCCTGGGAGTCAAAAGTCCTGGCTTTGAAAAAGACAGAGGGGCACTTTTTGGACACTAAATATAAGACGCAACTATTTGCCATATTGTTACACCTAGAATAGAAGCAGAGTATAATAAGAGTTGGACTTTCTCCATCTTGTGCATCAGTGggggctgctgaagggaggatggcgaataataatggctggaacggagccgTGTGTTTGATGCCATACCACTTAtttcgctccagccattaccacaagcctgtcctccccaattaaggtgccaccaacctcctgtgttgtGCATGCCTTCTCCAACCATGGACTGTCCAGAGGCCagatggataaaaaaaaaaaaaagtttaatcaGAAGTTGACCTGGAGGCTTTGTTGAGACAGAGAACGGAAAAATGTCTACACCATTGCTCTCATTCTCCCGTTGTGAGGCCAGAGACAATTTCCATGGCAAACCATCATACAAATCTGAAGTTACATAAGGTGGCCCATCGCTAAAACAGACAGCTGAGCTCTAGGtggagagcagggggaggaggaaagggaggaggaagagcaggagaagtaggaggaggagaagaagcatCTGGCTGCACTGACATTCACTCTACTTCCCGAGGCTGCATCAGCTCAGTTAATGACCCAGCAGCTCAAGTCTCTTGGCGACTATAATGATTGTTCTGAGTGGGGTCAATGGGGAATGATTGGTTTACCCGGGGAATCTGAGAAGccctcagacagacaggccatgcCTCTCCACATGTCAGGGGAACGTCGGTCAGGCCAGTGTTTAAATAAGGACACATGGAAATGTCATTACTCAGGAATCTCCCTCCTGTTTTCCACCGGGGTGGACAGAGTGTCATTGTGTTATTTGATTAGCTTTATAAATGAAGGGTCTCATTACACACCCTTACAGTGTCCTTTTGCCTTATCCTGTTGTTAGTGCCATACATGTGTATCCTCATGACTAAAACAAAATTATTGCAGACATAGTATAATATATGGACAGGACTATGGGCACAGTCAAAGAAAGCTGAAGACTGTATGACTATAATTTCTTTATTAAACCCTATATCatgttccccccccccctcatctgTACTGTAGCTGATGAGAGATGCCAACTCTACTGCAAGTCTAAGGAGACAGGAGACGTGGTGGCCATGAACAGGATGGTGCACGATGGCACACGCTGCTCCTACAAAGACCCTTACAGTATATGTGTGCGGGGGGACTGTGAGGTAGGCATCGCCCAGGTCTTATGGCCTACAGAAGTCATGCATGACGGGACATGATTAAATATGATCGTAAACATTACCACGCCTTATACAATCCCATAAATCTCCTCCTGCTACTGGGTATTTTTCGCTGGTCTGGTGCAACTGAAGTTATGACCGTTTTCCAGACTGATATAAACAGTTTATCCATACTGATAtaaacagtgtctgtctgtctgtctgtctgtctgtctgtctgtctgtctgtctgtctgtctgtctgtctgtctgtctgtctgtctgtctgtctgtctgtctgtctgtctgtctgtctgtctgtctgtctgtctgtgcgtgcaatgggaggagggaggaggtttgTCAGAAATAATTTTGTCGGAAAGAATGTCTTTGTCCTGATTGACCCATCCAGGCCCACTCCTCAGCCGGATCCCATACTCCCAAACACTGACTCAGCTAATCTGTCTACAGCACGTTGGCTGTGATAACCAGATAGCCTCCGACACGCAGGAGGACAAATGTGGGATATGTGGTGGAGACAACTCCAGCTGTAAGATCATCAAGGGAAACTTCACTAGAAGTGTTAAAAAACAAGGTGAGCCCCTCCTCAACTTCCTCTACCCTCACGTCACAATTAGTTCTTTTTTTAATGGGAGTCTAGGGATGCCCTTCTCGGTATCTTAAGCTGATTTTATACCAAGACGAGACTCTTCGTCAGCACACATCTATTTTGTTTGCGGTTTGTTTCAGGTTTCCTCAAGATACTTGAAATCCCCCGAGGGGCCAGGCATCTGTTGATCCAGGAGTTCAAGGGGACCCCTCACATCCTCGGTAGGGTTATTTATGGATGGTTCTGTGAATAACAGAGTGGGTCGTTAATATCCCTGGACATTGGCCTCAATAAATCAGTAATCTGTGACTAGCTTGGGTAAGGAAGGTTGTTATTAATTGCTGCTTCAGTCAGGTCTTGGCTGCGTTGGGTTTGAGTGTACAGACAACTCTAGTCGGCTGCCAATAATGGATCTGAACTACTGGGAAGAGATCACCTGAGGATACTGATTTATACTGCTCTAATGCTCATCATCACAATCCTGCCAAATGTCTCTGGATTGGTCCTCATATGAATAACCAAGTTTAGGAAAATTCAAGTTTAACCAAAAGTGTCATTCTGAGACGGAAAAGAAACCAACCATTAGGATTTCCTTTTCTCATTGTTCTCCCGGTGTCAGCGGTGAAGAACCAGGCCACAGGTTATCTGTTTCTGAATAACGAGGATGAGTTCCCAGAGTCCCGTATGGTGATAGAGAAGGGGGTGGAGTGGGAGTACCACAACGATGACGACACGGAGACCGTCCAGACCACAGGACCTCTGGGATATGCTGTTCTGGTCATGGTGAGTCAATATACTCAGGTCCCTGACAAAATCAAAATGACTGCGATGACCTGTGTTAATGTGTAGCCTACATGCCACAGAGCAATGTTTTTAATATCGTTGTTTAGTCCGTACCCACTTTTAGTTAAAACCACCTCACCAACGGATATAGTAGCAGTAGCTTCAGGAAATAATTGAACCTGAAATGTTCTCTATGCAGTGAGTATCCACTATCCAGCCATATCATTGGCAAAAGCCTTTGCATCTGTTTGCCTCATGTGGAGTtagttaaaggtccaatgcagctgtttttatctcaatatcaaatcatttttttGGTAACAATTAtatactgtgattgttttcaattaaaattgtcAAAAATAAATCAAAAGCAGCTTCTTAGTAAAGGGCAATTTCTCAGgcaataattttgctaggactgtctgggagtggtctgagtggggaggggaaaatgaAAAACATTCTGGTTTTGGCAAAGATGTTTCTTACTGGTTAATTAACTAATTTACTGAATGGTGATGTCTCTGGAAGGCCAGAACTAcaccccaccaaaacaggctgaaatggaTCATTTTCACAATATTGTTCCAACCTAACAGTGtgggcctttaaaaaaaaaaatgcacatTAGTTAAAGAAAATGTATCGTATCATTGTCGCTGTCGTGTTTGCCACGTTTCAAGCTGCTCCATAACTTACCATTTGTCATTTATGGCATGCACTGTATCTTTTCCTCCCACAGATCCGTTCCCACGGTGACTCCAAAGTGACCCTCTCCTACAAATACATTCTGCACGAGAAGCTGCAGTCATCCATAGAGAGCAACCTGGTGCAGGAGGACACAGCCTACTTTGAATGGGCTCTGAAAAAGTGGTCTCAGTGCTCTAAACCCTGTGGAGGAGGTAGGTAAAACAAGGCGTGTCTTTAGAAGGGTCAATAAATATGCTATTCAAACCTTTTACTGCGGTGGGCTGAGTCAGGGTCACACTTTCTGGGTAGTCCTAGTCCTgtaacctcacacacatggttacaggcttaaaaaaagaagacacctgcaccatgtccattttgagtttgcatcccaatattacactttatatactgtacatcacagaagactgaaatataccCCCAAAAAACTGACATCGAAACACCGTATTTTCGTATTTCGAATCATTATTACAAAATAAATTCAAAAAAATATTAATGACATAACCATGAAACCAAAGAGGGcgcttttggtcattgactgcaggaaagggctttACCTGTCAAATAACCTTGGATGTTGACCCACATTGTTGATGTGAGTGGTATTGTGTACACTGTACCCTCGATAGGTAAGCAGTACACACGGTTTGGCTGCAGGAGAAAGTCCGATGGGAAGATGGTCCACCGCAGCTACTGTGTGAACATTGACAATCTCAGACCTATCAGCAGGGATTGTAACCAGAAAGAGTGCTCCCAGCCAGTGTATGTGAATGCATTTATttatgtatgtgtttgtttgatACGTTTGCTGTTAATGTTCTATACAACAATTGTATTACTATGTCTGTACATAAGCTTATTCCTGTTGTCTCAGTAAGTCATTTCTGTTCCcggtctacctgtgtgtgtgtgtgtgtgtgtgtgtgtgtgtgtgtgtgtgtgtgtgtgtgtgtgtgtgtgtgtgtgtgtgtgtgtgtgtgtgtgtgtgtgtgtgtgtgtgtgtgtgtgtgtgtactctattCTCCAGTTGGATCACTGGGGACTGGGAGGAGTGCAGTTCATCCTGTGGGAAGACGGGCTACCAGAGCCGCTCTGTACGCTGTCAGCAGCCCCTCTCTGGAGGTGGCCAACGTTCCATCCACAGCAAGTACTGTAACGATGACAGGCCAGAGGGACGACGACCCTGCAACCGCCAGCTCTGCCCTGCCCAGTGGAGAGTAGGACCCTGGTCCCAGGTACGTAGGCGATGAAAGGCAAATGTGAATCATTCTCCACCATTACCGACACTAAATATAAGATAGACAGGAAAACACTTGTTTCCATGAAATGTTTAACTCAgaggagtgtgtgcgtgtgttttagTGTTCGGTGACGTGTGGTAACGGGAGCCAGGAGCGCCAGGTTCTGTGTAACACTCCTGATAACTCAGTTGGACTCTGCATGGAGACAAAACCCATTACACTCAGGACCTGCCAGCTAGTCCCCTGCACAGGTGACTATCCACACATTAAAAAGTACATAAAAATGTATTACTGATACAATATTGTCTGACTTTCACACCGTGCACaatccttttctgtttgttttggtcTCAGGTGACGGAAAAAACTTTTTGATCCAGTGGCTGTCACGGTCCAACCCAGAATTTCCTGTACCCAAGATCTCCTCAAGTAAACGTCCCCTCTATAGCGCGGAGTGTGGGGTCTGCTGCATGCCTCTGCTCACCTGggctctacccttctctctctgcctctctctgcaaGGCAGACTGCATTGATAGTggctctctgttcttctcctcttctcctgttctcctcGACACTGG
The Oncorhynchus keta strain PuntledgeMale-10-30-2019 chromosome 11, Oket_V2, whole genome shotgun sequence genome window above contains:
- the LOC118390561 gene encoding A disintegrin and metalloproteinase with thrombospondin motifs 2 isoform X2, with the protein product MSDSTLRGTSIYRFNMAGMIRTGKEEFFIEPLVRGGGLMVEEEERGDGRHHIVYRSSAIKRPPVNQTADSHPRGSVLGHLMDLQALSRGVQQQQHHNRIWNRTRQARARRQANEEHELFNIEVLLGVDSSVVHFHGREHIQKYLLTLMNIVNEIYQDRTLGAHINVVLVRIIMLCPAKSMSLIELGNPSQSLENICRWAFLQQKEDRSDPEYHDHAIFLTRQEFGPSGMQGYAPVTGMCHPVRSCTLNHEDGFSSAFVVAHETGHVLGMEHDGPPGNECGDEVPMGSIMAPLVQAAFHRFHWSRCSQAELSKYLNSYDCLRDDPFDHDWPALPQLPGIHYSMDEQCRFDFGAGYIMCTAYSTYDPCKQLWCSHPDNPFFCKTKKGPPIDGTKCSPGMHCFKGYCIKLTPDILRQDGGWGTWSNFGSCSRTCGGGVRFRTRQCDNPTPANGGRTCYGNSYEFQLCNLEECSEPFADFREEQCKMWDPYFEYDNTKHHWLPYEHPDPDERCQLYCKSKETGDVVAMNRMVHDGTRCSYKDPYSICVRGDCEHVGCDNQIASDTQEDKCGICGGDNSSCKIIKGNFTRSVKKQGFLKILEIPRGARHLLIQEFKGTPHILAVKNQATGYLFLNNEDEFPESRMVIEKGVEWEYHNDDDTETVQTTGPLGYAVLVMIRSHGDSKVTLSYKYILHEKLQSSIESNLVQEDTAYFEWALKKWSQCSKPCGGGKQYTRFGCRRKSDGKMVHRSYCVNIDNLRPISRDCNQKECSQPVWITGDWEECSSSCGKTGYQSRSVRCQQPLSGGGQRSIHSKYCNDDRPEGRRPCNRQLCPAQWRVGPWSQCSVTCGNGSQERQVLCNTPDNSVGLCMETKPITLRTCQLVPCTGDGKNFLIQWLSRSNPEFPVPKISSRQCKGDRSTFCRMEVLSRYCTNTGYRQMCCKSCTEGNFTTMGQNLTTGSWRYTTLPTPTNGTYSTTPTTILRPKPTAGIYSTDFAYVEHDDYGEYTTKSDARSTTKTYRPTTTPGLTTRQPRRITTSLVTARSTKPPTTTTEETTVPRTITTAEPTTIPTSQDPSTLRTTNVPKSTTAWVDVIERESWTTLAPSTSRPKGDKRRKTIPTQRRVIVTLMPSTIAPHRTEDKRKNNSVDVPYRIVGVDNEVFQNHFVPRIRPPFRETTRNKRIQELLAEKQMQDLLLRRAKRKPGP